CACTTGACATCATAGGAGAGATAAAATCTAGGGGTTATACTTGGGTTAAGAATAGATCTTCCTGTAATTATATTAATTTGGTGGATTGGTGTAAATATCCTTTGTACATGTTGTAATTTATTGCCCTTTGGCCGTTGTCGGGGGTGCTCTTGTTTGTTTGGTCTTTTACCTATTTGGGTCGGAGGTGTGTTACAATgaagtttatttttcaaaaaaaaaaaaaaaacatgaatttATAACTTTTTTTAGTTCCAAGTTGCACCAAAGTCCACGCTTTATGAAATTTATAACTTTTTTTAGTTCCAAGTTGCACCAAAGTCCACTCTTTATCAGTATATAAACACAGTTATAGTTTCTTAAGCACCACCAAATTATAACCACATCATCATTATATGGCCTCTGTAGATCCATCATTGATTGCAGACCCTAGAGAGCAAAAATGGGTTGGTGAAATTAGTGAAATCGTGAAACATCAGCTCGAAATCAAGGTCGAAATCCCTCCTGTTTCCATCTTCAAAATACCAGAAAACATAACCAAAATAAAACCAGAAGCCTATAAACCACAGCAGATAGGCTTTGGTCCATACCATCATTTTCAGCCTGGACCCTATACCAAAATGGAACAAAAAAAACTTGTTGTGCTACAAAAGGTCCTACAATATCACAAAATCAAGGATTTTAGACTCGATGTCCTTGACAAAGTCGAAAACCTTGTTCCTGTCATTCGTGCTTGCTACGAAATGTTCCTACAAGATGATAACGTTTCGTTGGCTTGGGTTTCCGCCATCGATGGTCTCTTCTTGCTTAATCTATTCGAAACCTATGACAATAAACAAGTCAAAGTTAATCCAACACAAAGATTATTGGCACAAGACATAATGATGGTGGAGAACCAGATTCCTTTTATGGTGTTGAAGGAAATCCATGAGGCTTTGAATACATCATCAGGTACTAATTTTTCACCTTCCGTGTTTCCATCCTTGCGCTCAGAAGAAGACGATCAACTGATCACCGCTTCTTCGACTACTTTTTCGTTAGATCTACCATCACATTCAAATTTAACTTTTTCACCTTCCATATTTAGATCATTTAGTGAGATCCATTCACCACTTGAACTATGTTCACCGTCAAACGCTCCTAATCATGTAGAACATCTACTCCATTATATGTATGATTCCATCATAAACAACGACCCTTTAAAGAACATACATATTCCGGTTTCTAGTACTAAGCCTTCAGTCATGTCAGATTATATACCTCCTCTAAGTCTGAGTGACATAACAAACTCCATCAGCCATGTTTCAAATTTTCTGAAGAAAGTGCCCGAGAAAGAAATTGCTCAATTATATGAACAAACTGTCACAAGCCTACAAAACTTTTCGAAACATAAGATTACCATCCATTCAGCTTCCAAACTTCAAGGTATAGCAGGATTCGAGTTTCACGATCTTCCGAAAGATGGAGGTGTAGAAAATGTATACATGGATGACAATAACATTTACCTGCCACGCATTACTTTGAATAATGATTCAGAGGTTATATTGAGAAATTTGGTTGCTTATGAAACTTTAATGCCCAACTCAAATCGCTTTCCGCTTAATGAATACATGGGTTTGATGTGTGGGCTTATTGTGAATGTAGAAGATGTAAAGCTTCTTAAAAAAGACAACATTATCAAAGGTGACTTGGGTGAGGATGAAGTTGCCAAATTGTTCATTGGGGTAAGTAGTTCTATAATGAGCTTGAAAACCAAAAAGAAATCAGACTTGCAAGAAATGATAGACCAAGTTAATAATGTTTATGAAAGGAAGCCAAGGATCAAGGCATATTTACCCGTGAAGAAACTAGCGAATTGGTTGCTGGTGGTATTAACAACTATAGGCGGTTTTGTGGGAGCTACATGGAAGATTGTAGCGTTCATGGTTAGCATTGTGACAGTGTTCATGCTAACGTACCAAGCTTATTGTGATGTTTATGGCTGCGACAACAATAAAAGTGTCGTGTTGTCCTACGCTTCTAGCTAGCCTGATTGCAGCATCTATAATCTTTTTAGGAACCACAGGCTCCCAATTTGTTTCTTGTTatgcttatttttatttttatctttcaTTTATGAACAAATGTTTATTGAATTGTGATTATTAAAATCCTTCTCATACGCTAAATTACACATATTTTTCAATAAATATTTTCTACACTTTCTAATAGCTTTAACGTTGTTTTTATTAATTTCTACACGTTTCTGGttcatttttttagttttaaagaTTAATTTTAAAAGAACACGAGCTAAAAAGAGTTAAATTAATGTTAATGATTGAAGTTCTAACTTCGCGCTTTATGTATACTAAACCTTAAATGATTTAAACTCAAATAATTGTGATGATAAAGAATTGAAAACAAAGGTGTTGCAATCAATTAgatggtttgggcacttttgtcattttagttcaaatctcaaattttttaaatctgggtccctgtaatttcatttttattgccattttagtctaaaatccaaaaactcattttttttactgttgcaacctgcctattttgtctttttatgcaagGTTATTTTTGTCcaacttatttttatttaacTCTATTCTTAATTTAAAAACTAAATTAAATACATTTACTTCATTTAAATACCCTTGTTAATATTTATTTCCCTGTTTAAATAGATCATCTTCAACCCCTGTGAGCCGTCACCAAATAACTTCCGGTCACCTGTGAGCCGTCaccaaataaataataacaaaaagatGATGTGCTTTGGCTTGGACATCACCAAATAATAACATTGAAACAAAGTAACAAAAAGATTGCAACTTTGGCTTGAAAATCAAGCAAATAAATAATAACTTCCGGTCACCTGTGAGCCATCACCAATGTCTCGATAAACTTCAACCCTTCACCCCTCTCAGTTCCTAAAACCACAACAATAATTAGTTAATTACAGTTATCTTCCTAAAATTGTAGAATTTGGGGAAAAACTGATGTACCTGAACGGATGAAGAAGGATGAGAGGAGGAGAGCGCCGCCGTAGAGGCGGCGAGGACAGAGGCGGCGACGGCGGCAGAAGAAAGCTTCATTATGTTGCCGGAGAATGAGAAGAAATCCGACGACCGGCGCCGGATCAAGGTGATTGCCCATCCTGTGGGTTAGGGTTTTATTTGGGGGAAGATGATGTGCTTCAATCTTGTGGGTTAGGGTTTTATTTGAGGGTTGAAGATGATCTTTTATTTGAGGGTTGAAGATGATCTATCTAAATTGGGAAATGAATATATATAAGGGTATTTAAATGAAATAAATGtatttagtttagtttttaaATTAAGAATAGAGTTAAATGAAAATCAGTTGGACAAATATACCCCtgtataaaaagacaaaatagacaggttgcaacagtcaaaaataggagtttttgaattttggactaaaatgacaataaaagtgaaaccacagaaacccagatttaaaaagttttagatttggactaaaatggcaaaagtgctcaaatcacagggaccaaaatggcagtttactccaataaattatatatatatatatatatatatatatatatatatatatatatatatatatatatatatatatatatatatatatggaacccattaagtctaaccacCATCCAAGTCAATATCCACCGTTGGATCATGCTGATCTCAGCCGTTTAAACTCCCAAAAATAACCGCTCTTATGGCGGTTATTTACAGTTTTCTTAGCTGGTGGTTACTTCCACCTTTTCCTACCCATGATCTCCACAATTCAACTTAATCCTCCTACAAACTTGGGTAGTGGTATCAATTCAGTATTGTTATATAATGTACAAGCCACATACAAAATTCCTATTTTTCAATTGAATTATTCTTGAAGAATAAAAGAAATCCCTGCAATCCTCGTCGTTGAGCCTCCCGATCACAGGTCGGCTTTTGTTCATATTTGAAAGTATCATAGCTATTATGCTCTTTCTTTTAGTTTTTCTCGGATTGGTTTCGTATTTGATTGAAGGTATCATTGAATTTTGATTTTTTAACCGAAAAtctgtttaaattttttttaattttggttGTCGGGTCAACTGAAACTAGTGTAGGTGCGGATGAAGCTGACACATATAACAAGGAATATTGTTCGAGATTGCTCCGATTGCCTTAATAAAGTACAGCATGGTAACCCTAGGATTGCTTTTCTTTGTAAATTTTCTAACCATATGCTAAATCAAACGGAAAAGTTGTTACAAATACCCCACTCCCAAATATCTCTACTACTAATGTCCTCTTTGAGGATTTTAAGGCTGTTAAGCAAACACAAGCAATGGAAGTTGCCTTGTGGTGGACAGATAATTGCCACATAGATTCTTGAAACGCAATATATAGTTGCATAGAAGACAAGGACCTACTGATTTTACAGAGTAGATTGGGGGCTTTCTGCATGAACATTGTTATTTTGTAATAACCTTTGTTCCTTTTAATATTGTCGCAGACTTCTGGCTTGTGGTTAACCGTGATATATGCTTATCTTTATAGAGTGTATGGTACAAAAAAGGTATGTGGGTCTTTATTTTAGAATATGGGTGCTAAACGGGCCGTGTTCACGGGTTGACGGGTTCAAcccaacccgaacccgaaaattttagaggaacccgaacccgaaaatcgtttcatacatatgaacccgaccCTGACCTGAATATTCGCAggctgacccgaacccgacccgttcaacccgaatttttttattttttatttttttttcaaaaaattaataTATTGAAATTTACATctactaaaaaaacacaaattagataataaaattacattaaaatcaTAAAATCTTATGTCAATTTCTATTGTTAAGTTATAAGTATAGCATACAATACACaccaaatttaatttataacataaaacatattgtaaaaaatataatattatagaaATGGGTTAAATGGGTCAACCCGTCAAACCAACCGGGTTGAtccgaacctgacccgtttagctaaacgggttggcgggttcaacctgaaattgacccgaacccgtttagactaaacccaaacccgcgAATTTTGTGTTTGattcgggtcgtgtcagaaattcacacccctattTTAGAACATTCTATTACTGATATTTGTACTCCACTTTATTTTTTATCCTTAAATCTTGATTTTGTTCTCTTCTTTAATTATTTTGTTTCCTTCAATGCAGAGGTATTGATGGCTAACCAGGTACTTGAAGTTTAAAGGATCTTTTCTCTAACTATAATATATTCAGCACATTAGCTCAATTGGAAACATCATATATAAGTATATGTTAGCACTAGGTAGTTTAgttttaatgtttaatattataatcccTATGCACTCTCTTTTCTGATCTTTGTTGAAAGCATCTATTGCAAGATCATATGATCATATGATGTTGATTGTACATATCTTACTATGTTTTTTTTACTTTAGAAAGTTGTCTAATCCGCTAGATAGAGATGGATCGCACTACCTGGAGAACCACCACCTCCTAATGATTTAGAAATTGGTGACTGGCTTCCACGCTTTGTTGTTTTTCAAGGACTGTACATTTTCTTGTATTTCGTGTCCACATGTAACTAGCTAATTCAAATCCTGATGATTTGGCTTTTGTTTATCAATCTTTTTATAAATGGGTTTGTTGAAGGTATACCAATCTATGCTAACTTAAAATGGTGCATATACAAGTCCACCACCCACCCTTTTGTCTGATGATGTGGAAGTCTTTTCTTCACATTATGATGTTCTAAACTTAGAATATATACTCTTTTCGATGGATAAAGGGGTTGATCTACACACAGCAGATCTTACAGGCCCTATCCCTTtgtcatttcatttatttaaaacttAATAACTATTTCATATAAGTTGTTCAGTTTTTCTTCCTATATTTCTATATATGACTACAAAATTGTTTTAAGTTATATCAAAATATTATGAATTCTGAAATTCATTGTTGACAGTTTAATTTTACCAAGGATTACAAAGCGTAAATATATGCAAATCTAAGTTTACACCATGTGCAAAAGTAGTTTTAACTTATAAAATAAAGTATATATTCTGAGTTCACATTATGTGTAAAAGTAGTTTTAACTCATAAAAAAGAACATATATAGCATCCGAAAACATAAGTCCACATATATATTTACGAAAGAAACGTTTTACTCATGTCGCGCTTAAGGAATCGGGTTGTTGGTACCGGTCCTAGAAATTGGCCTAACCAAGctaatttataaaaatatttggACTGGTTGCCACTTTTTGACTTGGCCGGTCTTAAAAGGACCAGGCTTAGGCCCATTGCGCATCTTGGGATCATATCTTACTTTCATTTATCTGAGCATTATATTTGGTGATAACATAGGAGCCAATGCTAGAATCAACCTCTAATAAACTCTTTGTTGTGGATGAAATATAGAAGACAATCTATACTATTTGTAATGATGTTGTAACTGTTGGATTCCAGAGATGTTGGGACGTTAATATA
Above is a window of Helianthus annuus cultivar XRQ/B chromosome 14, HanXRQr2.0-SUNRISE, whole genome shotgun sequence DNA encoding:
- the LOC110908252 gene encoding putative UPF0481 protein At3g02645 → MASVDPSLIADPREQKWVGEISEIVKHQLEIKVEIPPVSIFKIPENITKIKPEAYKPQQIGFGPYHHFQPGPYTKMEQKKLVVLQKVLQYHKIKDFRLDVLDKVENLVPVIRACYEMFLQDDNVSLAWVSAIDGLFLLNLFETYDNKQVKVNPTQRLLAQDIMMVENQIPFMVLKEIHEALNTSSGTNFSPSVFPSLRSEEDDQLITASSTTFSLDLPSHSNLTFSPSIFRSFSEIHSPLELCSPSNAPNHVEHLLHYMYDSIINNDPLKNIHIPVSSTKPSVMSDYIPPLSLSDITNSISHVSNFLKKVPEKEIAQLYEQTVTSLQNFSKHKITIHSASKLQGIAGFEFHDLPKDGGVENVYMDDNNIYLPRITLNNDSEVILRNLVAYETLMPNSNRFPLNEYMGLMCGLIVNVEDVKLLKKDNIIKGDLGEDEVAKLFIGVSSSIMSLKTKKKSDLQEMIDQVNNVYERKPRIKAYLPVKKLANWLLVVLTTIGGFVGATWKIVAFMVSIVTVFMLTYQAYCDVYGCDNNKSVVLSYASS